A window of Candidatus Eremiobacteraceae bacterium contains these coding sequences:
- a CDS encoding glycosyltransferase family 1 protein encodes MGLHIGVDAWNLADDRRGIGRYVRMILGRWARFDRRRVRATLVIPERFTWFEKRRYLKTLDFDPPAVRHRESVARCGFDALWFPWNGLSWTASGVKIATVHDGFFFAWPPPDPAIAAREQSPVRTAAREASQIITDSHFSKAELMRYLGLPSERIDVVHLGVDPVMLAQRHEPAAFEGASRYVLFVGELESRKGIDTLLEAAGRLPEPLRSDTVIAIAGHLSERPDLHGHPIPKPPPGVRLEILGHVSDARLRSLYAGAAAFVFPSRYEGFGLPVLEAMACGAPVIASDAASIPEAGGEAALYFPVGDAPALAGAIERILTDDSLATRLREAGLKRAEAMPWDTTAEQTLEIFERVVAEAKSKKR; translated from the coding sequence ATGGGTCTGCACATCGGCGTCGACGCCTGGAATCTCGCCGACGATCGGCGAGGCATAGGCCGCTACGTCCGCATGATCCTCGGGCGCTGGGCGCGCTTCGACCGCCGGCGCGTGCGCGCGACGCTCGTCATACCCGAGCGCTTCACGTGGTTCGAGAAGCGCCGCTATTTGAAGACGCTCGATTTCGACCCGCCGGCCGTCAGACACCGAGAGTCGGTGGCGCGCTGCGGGTTCGACGCGCTGTGGTTCCCTTGGAACGGACTCAGCTGGACGGCGAGCGGCGTCAAGATCGCGACCGTCCACGACGGTTTCTTCTTCGCGTGGCCGCCGCCCGATCCCGCGATCGCGGCGCGCGAGCAGTCCCCGGTACGGACAGCCGCTCGCGAAGCCTCCCAGATAATCACCGACTCGCATTTCTCGAAAGCCGAGCTCATGCGTTATCTCGGCTTGCCGAGCGAGCGCATCGACGTCGTCCACCTCGGGGTCGACCCGGTGATGCTCGCGCAGCGGCACGAGCCCGCAGCTTTCGAAGGCGCGTCGCGTTACGTGCTGTTCGTCGGCGAGCTTGAAAGCCGCAAAGGCATCGACACGCTCCTCGAAGCGGCGGGTCGGCTACCGGAACCGCTGCGCTCGGACACCGTTATCGCGATCGCCGGCCACTTATCGGAGCGGCCGGATCTTCACGGTCATCCGATCCCGAAGCCGCCTCCCGGCGTTCGACTCGAGATCCTCGGCCATGTGAGCGACGCGAGGCTGCGATCGCTTTATGCGGGAGCGGCCGCGTTCGTCTTCCCGTCAAGGTATGAGGGCTTCGGACTACCGGTGCTCGAGGCCATGGCGTGCGGGGCGCCGGTGATCGCGTCGGACGCCGCGAGCATTCCCGAGGCCGGCGGCGAGGCGGCTCTGTACTTTCCAGTAGGTGATGCGCCCGCGCTCGCGGGCGCGATCGAGCGCATCCTCACCGACGATTCGCTCGCGACCCGACTGCGCGAGGCCGGCTTGAAGCGAGCCGAAGCTATGCCGTGGGATACGACCGCCGAGCAGACGCTCGAGATCTTCGAGCGCGTCGTCGCGGAGGCGAAATCAAAGAAGCGGTAG